A stretch of the Lactuca sativa cultivar Salinas chromosome 9, Lsat_Salinas_v11, whole genome shotgun sequence genome encodes the following:
- the LOC111920270 gene encoding splicing factor U2af large subunit B-like, which yields MMLQPPPSIGTTATKVLCLTQVVTEDELKDDEDYQDILEDMKIECGKFGSLVNVVIPCPNPTGEPAPGVGKVFLEYADVELDSLSPYAWWSNCAKIIWVKHHALLTHGL from the exons ATGATGTTGCAACCACCTCCCTCCATTGGGACAACTGCCACTAAAGTTCTATGTTTAACACAAGTGGTGACTGAAGATGAACTTAAAGATGATGAAGATTATCAAGATATATTGGAAGACATGAAAATAGAATGTGGAAAATTCG GTAGTCTAGTGAATGTTGTAATTCCATGCCCTAACCCTACTGGAGAACCAGCACCAGGTGTTGGCAAG GTGTTTTTGGAGTATGCTGATGTGGAATTAGACTCCTTGTCGCCCTACGCTTGGTGGAGCAATTGTGCCAAGATCAT ATGGGTGAAACACCATGCCCTATTGACCCATGGATTGTAG